A single region of the Aeromonas hydrophila subsp. hydrophila ATCC 7966 genome encodes:
- the ptuB gene encoding retron Ec78 anti-phage system effector HNH endonuclease PtuB, with product MKKLDRALATIPACLSKFHYPKHGWDNVKSRDKKLIWNQIDLIQDRFCVYCELPAVQGDDTTGHIEHFYNKGNMNYKCLTFDWNNLFGCCPSTHHCGHFKDQLINGVPRAYDANLLVKPDVDDPNEYLQFLSTGNVEPKDGLDANKLNRSRVTIDILNLDCALLIASRSSVIKNFQDRVLALDELKSNSSLDEDEYIELYLEIQSDVSSSIHRTAVAQVIFN from the coding sequence ATGAAGAAACTCGATAGAGCTCTCGCAACAATTCCAGCCTGTTTATCAAAGTTTCACTATCCGAAGCATGGTTGGGATAATGTGAAGTCTAGGGATAAAAAGTTAATTTGGAATCAAATTGATTTAATTCAAGATCGGTTCTGTGTTTATTGTGAACTGCCTGCAGTTCAAGGTGATGACACAACAGGGCATATAGAACATTTTTATAATAAAGGTAATATGAACTATAAATGCCTTACTTTTGACTGGAACAATTTATTCGGTTGTTGTCCTTCTACACATCACTGTGGGCATTTCAAAGATCAACTTATTAATGGAGTCCCACGAGCCTATGATGCTAACCTATTAGTTAAACCAGATGTTGATGACCCAAATGAGTATCTTCAGTTTTTATCTACAGGCAATGTTGAGCCTAAAGATGGTTTGGATGCAAACAAACTTAATAGATCTCGTGTAACCATTGATATCTTAAATTTAGATTGTGCCTTGCTAATTGCGTCCAGAAGCAGTGTGATAAAAAACTTCCAAGATAGAGTCCTAGCTCTCGACGAACTTAAGAGTAATAGCTCTTTAGATGAAGATGAGTACATTGAGCTTTATCTTGAAATTCAGAGTGATGTGTCTTCCAGTATTCATCGGACAGCTGTTGCTCAGGTTATCTTCAATTGA
- the umuC gene encoding translesion error-prone DNA polymerase V subunit UmuC — MPTAIALVDVNNFYASCERLFRPDLKGRPIVVLSNNDGCVVSRSPEAKALGIKMGVPYFQIRQFFEAMGGVWFSSNYALYGDMSNRVMTVLEGMAPAAEVYSIDEAFIELSESWAGDLLEYGRQVRARVQQWTGLTVGVGIAPTKTLAKLANYAAKKWPATGGVVDLRDEGRRARLMAITPIEEIWGIGRRLTARLEAQGIKMVADLVAADPKALQRRYGVVVERTVQELRGIPCAELEQEVQAKQQIICSRSFGERITQIGPMHQALAGYMERAAEKLRGEGMCCRHVTLFIRTSPFSDKAPYYGNQVSTKLAMPTNDTRALLALIPQLLPRIWRDEQRYQKGGVMLADFTPSGIQQGDLFAMEQQEPRCGALMQVIDKINQEGLGKVFFGSRGKDNREWMIKREHLSPRYTTSVRELLAVKT; from the coding sequence ATGCCTACAGCCATTGCCCTTGTAGATGTGAACAACTTCTACGCCTCCTGCGAGCGTCTATTCCGACCTGATTTGAAGGGGCGGCCCATCGTGGTGCTTTCGAATAATGATGGATGCGTTGTGTCTCGTAGCCCCGAAGCCAAGGCTCTCGGCATCAAGATGGGAGTGCCCTACTTCCAGATCCGCCAGTTCTTTGAGGCAATGGGTGGAGTCTGGTTCTCCAGCAACTATGCCCTCTATGGCGACATGTCTAACCGAGTAATGACCGTATTGGAGGGGATGGCCCCGGCTGCGGAGGTCTACAGCATTGATGAGGCCTTCATTGAACTGAGTGAAAGCTGGGCTGGCGACCTGCTGGAATATGGCCGCCAAGTGCGAGCACGTGTGCAGCAGTGGACCGGTCTCACCGTCGGGGTGGGTATTGCCCCGACAAAGACCCTGGCCAAGCTGGCGAACTACGCCGCCAAGAAGTGGCCGGCAACCGGGGGCGTGGTGGATCTACGGGATGAAGGGCGGCGCGCCAGGCTGATGGCCATCACCCCGATCGAGGAGATCTGGGGTATTGGCCGGCGGCTAACCGCCAGGCTGGAAGCCCAGGGGATCAAGATGGTGGCCGATCTGGTAGCCGCTGACCCAAAGGCACTTCAGCGCCGGTATGGCGTGGTGGTCGAACGCACTGTGCAGGAGCTGCGGGGGATCCCCTGCGCCGAGCTGGAGCAAGAGGTCCAGGCCAAACAACAGATCATCTGCAGCCGGAGCTTCGGCGAGCGCATCACCCAGATCGGCCCCATGCACCAGGCGCTGGCAGGCTACATGGAGCGGGCGGCCGAGAAGCTCCGGGGAGAAGGGATGTGCTGCCGGCATGTGACCCTATTCATCCGCACCAGCCCGTTCAGCGACAAGGCCCCCTACTACGGCAACCAGGTGAGCACCAAGCTGGCCATGCCGACCAATGACACTCGGGCACTGCTGGCCCTGATCCCCCAACTACTCCCCCGCATCTGGCGCGATGAGCAGCGTTATCAGAAGGGCGGCGTCATGCTGGCCGACTTCACTCCCTCAGGAATCCAGCAAGGTGACCTGTTTGCAATGGAGCAGCAAGAGCCTCGCTGCGGGGCACTGATGCAGGTGATCGACAAGATCAATCAGGAAGGCTTGGGGAAAGTCTTCTTCGGGAGTCGAGGAAAAGATAACAGAGAGTGGATGATTAAGCGGGAACACCTTAGCCCCCGCTATACAACAAGCGTCCGCGAACTCCTCGCAGTTAAAACATAA
- a CDS encoding recombination protein NinB — protein MSSYPKYILRSPEIRSRACQMVAGLPVDQDKPLVIEVKEMTRSLAQNSMLWACLTDIAEQVNWHGRKLAKEDWKHVLSAALYQQDVVPNIDGTGFVVLGKSTSKMTVREMRDLIELAHAFGAEQGVKFGDESRRGFDWVAAYGRAA, from the coding sequence ATGAGCTCCTATCCCAAATATATCCTCCGCAGCCCTGAAATCCGGTCCCGTGCTTGCCAGATGGTCGCTGGCCTGCCGGTTGACCAAGACAAGCCACTGGTCATCGAAGTCAAAGAGATGACCCGTTCCCTGGCCCAGAATTCAATGCTCTGGGCATGCCTCACTGACATCGCCGAGCAGGTGAACTGGCACGGACGCAAGCTAGCCAAGGAGGACTGGAAGCATGTGCTCAGCGCCGCACTGTACCAGCAGGACGTTGTGCCGAACATCGACGGTACCGGCTTTGTGGTGCTGGGCAAGTCCACCTCCAAGATGACCGTGCGCGAGATGCGCGACCTCATCGAACTAGCCCATGCCTTTGGCGCTGAGCAGGGTGTGAAGTTCGGGGATGAATCCCGCCGAGGCTTCGACTGGGTAGCCGCCTACGGGAGGGCTGCATGA
- the ptuA gene encoding retron Ec78 anti-phage system effector ATPase PtuA: MVNKPGWLRAIENSAHRGDVSSMFQLYLNYFYGTSEIDKDLSVADDYFNQCFLFLESTKDTEYYVPENRFVLSEINLVNFRRFDSIKVRLESNVTVFIGGNGIGKTTIIDAISKVLSWIVSGIEKEGKNGSPIKYQEINNNEQCYFSDVNALFEFGIKTKVNGTISRSKLGTAEKRDSNVVELKSIANVWRVINSINPINLPIFLCYSIARSHPAKRSNRPIVKEPSLLRKSRFDAYSGALDGAGKIDDFIEWFIELHKKTSNNGFFDIDLLEAQVRKLKILSSMDADFIEMYDQKIIDLSLAKNNMQDGEFENNLKQMRTVVDAVVKVVPSIENIWVETSSGSDEVKVRNDGGIVNFSQLSDGQRVLLSLVADLARRLVMLNPNISNPLEGQGIVLIDEIELHLHPAWQQGIVLALKDAFPNIQFILTTHSPQILSTIDKKCIRQFYIDEHGALQTKSPDFQTKGVTSADILARIMNTNSVPDIPEARLVEDFSRFLSNKNKNDALLVFQKISAHFGDEHPVTYDCINQIKIFEMKEKIQSRIGVKGGGKDEETR; this comes from the coding sequence ATGGTAAATAAACCTGGATGGTTGAGAGCTATAGAAAACTCTGCTCATAGAGGTGATGTTAGCTCTATGTTTCAGTTGTACTTGAATTATTTTTATGGCACAAGTGAAATAGATAAAGATCTTAGCGTCGCTGATGATTATTTTAATCAATGCTTTTTATTTTTAGAGTCAACCAAGGACACCGAATATTATGTTCCTGAAAATAGGTTTGTTCTATCTGAGATAAATCTGGTTAACTTTAGACGATTTGATAGTATTAAGGTTCGGTTAGAGAGCAATGTTACTGTTTTTATCGGTGGGAATGGGATTGGTAAAACGACAATAATAGATGCAATATCTAAAGTATTGAGCTGGATTGTTTCAGGGATTGAGAAAGAGGGGAAAAATGGATCACCAATAAAATATCAAGAGATTAACAATAACGAACAATGTTATTTCTCTGATGTGAATGCGCTATTTGAATTTGGTATTAAGACCAAAGTGAATGGTACAATATCAAGGTCCAAACTAGGGACTGCTGAAAAGCGCGATAGTAATGTTGTCGAATTAAAATCCATTGCAAATGTCTGGAGAGTTATTAACTCTATTAATCCTATAAATCTGCCAATTTTTCTATGTTACTCTATTGCTCGATCTCACCCTGCAAAGAGAAGTAATCGACCGATAGTGAAAGAGCCTAGTCTATTAAGAAAGTCTCGTTTCGATGCATATTCAGGTGCTTTGGACGGTGCTGGAAAAATCGATGATTTCATAGAGTGGTTTATTGAGCTTCATAAAAAAACGTCAAATAATGGGTTTTTCGATATCGATTTATTAGAGGCTCAGGTTAGGAAGTTAAAAATTCTCTCGAGCATGGATGCTGATTTTATTGAAATGTACGATCAAAAAATAATAGATTTGTCACTTGCTAAAAATAATATGCAGGATGGTGAGTTCGAAAACAATCTAAAGCAGATGAGAACGGTTGTTGATGCTGTAGTCAAGGTTGTTCCCAGCATAGAAAATATTTGGGTGGAAACTAGTTCTGGGTCTGATGAAGTAAAGGTAAGGAATGACGGAGGGATAGTTAATTTTTCCCAGTTATCAGATGGTCAGAGGGTGCTTCTTTCATTAGTCGCCGATTTAGCTCGCAGATTAGTTATGTTGAACCCAAATATCTCTAATCCTCTTGAAGGGCAGGGGATAGTTTTAATTGATGAGATTGAGTTGCACCTTCATCCCGCTTGGCAGCAGGGTATTGTCCTTGCGCTTAAGGATGCATTCCCTAACATTCAGTTTATTTTGACCACGCACAGTCCTCAGATATTGTCTACTATAGATAAGAAATGTATTCGTCAATTTTATATTGATGAACATGGCGCTCTTCAAACAAAGTCTCCGGACTTCCAGACCAAAGGGGTTACTAGTGCGGATATCCTGGCCAGAATTATGAATACAAATTCTGTTCCAGATATCCCGGAGGCCCGTTTAGTTGAAGACTTTTCGAGGTTTTTATCGAATAAAAATAAGAATGATGCGCTGCTGGTATTTCAAAAAATATCTGCTCATTTTGGTGATGAACACCCCGTGACCTATGACTGCATTAATCAAATTAAAATTTTTGAGATGAAAGAGAAAATACAGTCTCGAATTGGAGTTAAGGGGGGGGGGAAAGATGAAGAAACTCGATAG
- a CDS encoding lysozyme, with translation MNKVRIAIAALTLSAAGFVGILNREGFEPTAYPDPVHGARLPTIGFGSTEGVKMGDTITPVAAVNRSLREVRIFEDALKACIKVPLHQYEFDAYVELSHNIGPGAFCRSTIVKRLNAGDYPGACEAILLFKRAGNQDCSAPGNRVCPGLWKDRLRLNAKCKGE, from the coding sequence ATGAACAAGGTCCGCATTGCAATCGCGGCCCTCACGCTAAGTGCTGCGGGCTTTGTGGGGATCCTGAATCGGGAGGGGTTTGAGCCGACGGCTTACCCCGACCCGGTACACGGTGCCAGGCTTCCCACAATCGGCTTTGGGAGCACCGAAGGGGTCAAGATGGGTGACACCATCACGCCCGTCGCCGCGGTGAACAGAAGCCTTCGGGAGGTGCGGATATTCGAGGATGCCCTCAAGGCCTGCATCAAGGTGCCTCTCCACCAGTATGAGTTCGATGCCTATGTCGAGCTCTCCCACAACATCGGCCCTGGGGCCTTTTGCCGTTCCACCATCGTGAAGCGCCTGAACGCCGGCGATTACCCCGGGGCCTGCGAGGCGATCCTGCTGTTCAAGCGGGCTGGCAATCAAGACTGTTCGGCGCCGGGGAACCGGGTGTGCCCCGGGCTTTGGAAAGATCGACTGCGCCTCAATGCGAAGTGCAAGGGGGAGTGA
- the umuD gene encoding translesion error-prone DNA polymerase V autoproteolytic subunit, producing MYAVPDLDAPALEIPLYLSPAACGFPSPAQDYVEQTIDLNQVCIQHPAATFYVRACGYSMVGEGIHDGDLLVIDRAVKASHGAVVLACLDGEFTVKKLQETPIPALLPSNPDFQPIYLQEGQELEIFGVVTFVIHKTKQG from the coding sequence ATGTACGCAGTTCCCGACCTTGACGCCCCGGCCCTGGAAATCCCCTTGTACCTTTCTCCTGCTGCATGCGGGTTCCCCTCCCCAGCCCAGGACTATGTCGAACAGACCATCGACCTGAACCAAGTTTGTATTCAACACCCGGCCGCGACTTTCTACGTGCGAGCCTGCGGGTACAGCATGGTTGGAGAGGGGATCCATGATGGGGACCTGTTAGTGATTGATCGAGCCGTAAAGGCGAGTCATGGCGCCGTGGTGCTGGCCTGCCTGGACGGCGAATTCACTGTCAAGAAACTGCAGGAAACACCAATCCCTGCCCTACTCCCCTCCAACCCAGATTTCCAGCCCATCTATCTGCAAGAGGGTCAGGAGCTGGAGATATTCGGAGTCGTCACCTTCGTGATCCACAAGACCAAGCAAGGCTGA
- a CDS encoding Ref family recombination enhancement nuclease translates to MSKTKADKQWLDDVSSLGCVACRNAGLGPSLAEIHHVRSGSGMAQRAEHTRVLPLCPRHHRACYPTGFHAAPRSWQVEHGSEEALLDQVAREVAELRKNTIGRAA, encoded by the coding sequence ATGAGCAAGACCAAGGCTGATAAGCAGTGGTTGGACGATGTGAGCTCTCTTGGCTGCGTCGCTTGCCGCAATGCAGGCCTGGGGCCGAGCCTCGCGGAAATTCACCATGTGCGGTCTGGGTCTGGCATGGCCCAGCGCGCCGAGCACACCAGAGTGCTTCCGCTGTGCCCGCGGCATCACCGCGCTTGCTACCCCACCGGTTTCCACGCCGCCCCCAGGAGCTGGCAGGTTGAGCACGGCAGCGAGGAGGCCCTGCTCGATCAAGTTGCCCGGGAAGTGGCCGAGCTGCGCAAGAACACCATCGGGAGGGCTGCATGA
- a CDS encoding Rha family transcriptional regulator — protein MTKAHTRDLSAARPRGCGSIQRIKPIVPQYTPEQVELFKKLVSAQGGQVFTTSRQIAELFEKEHRNVLRAIRLLDCDEEFTALNYELTDFIDKNADSRPEYLISKDGMVFLVMGFTGKKASQFKLLYIRAFNWMMDQLHENRDLQHLLHDFARREALCLQRFFPWTRVGPATHRETSAWSRTSPAQGASTAFPCTDRD, from the coding sequence ATGACCAAAGCACATACCCGAGATCTATCTGCGGCACGCCCTCGCGGCTGCGGCAGTATCCAACGCATCAAGCCTATCGTCCCTCAGTACACTCCCGAGCAGGTTGAGCTTTTCAAAAAGCTGGTGAGTGCCCAGGGAGGGCAGGTGTTCACGACTTCTCGTCAAATTGCTGAGTTGTTTGAGAAGGAGCATCGCAATGTACTGCGAGCTATCCGCTTGTTGGATTGCGACGAAGAATTTACTGCGCTCAATTATGAGCTGACTGATTTCATTGATAAAAATGCCGATTCCAGACCCGAGTACCTGATCTCGAAAGACGGCATGGTGTTTTTGGTCATGGGATTTACTGGCAAAAAGGCTTCTCAGTTCAAACTGCTCTACATCCGAGCGTTCAACTGGATGATGGATCAACTCCACGAGAATCGAGATCTGCAGCATCTCCTGCACGACTTTGCTAGGAGGGAGGCTCTGTGTCTCCAAAGGTTCTTTCCATGGACAAGGGTTGGCCCAGCGACGCATAGAGAAACGAGCGCTTGGTCTAGAACAAGCCCAGCTCAAGGCGCGAGCACAGCTTTCCCTTGTACTGACAGGGACTGA
- a CDS encoding retron St85 family RNA-directed DNA polymerase, with amino-acid sequence MGVISTLAQVLDKKAIYIERFLVYAPRKYRVYKIPKRKHGSRVIAQPTAELKKLQRAFINRSKIPVHECAMAYKDGVSIKDNAQLHSTNTFFLSMDFENFFNSITPDLLWGVFNKFGKVISPNEKLWLSKLLFWCPSKKNSNKLILSVGAPSSPKVSNFCMYFFDEYISTYCQDRNITYSRYADDLSFSTNEKDILFQIPGVVKETLLKLFGRDITINNSKTVFSSKAHNRHVTGITITNEGELSLGREKKRYIKHLIFRFKNGLLDVSDVSYLRGILSFAFYIEPAFKTSMVKKYTKATIDSIFNGVDDGK; translated from the coding sequence ATGGGTGTTATTTCTACATTGGCGCAAGTTTTGGACAAAAAGGCGATCTATATTGAACGTTTTTTAGTTTATGCACCACGAAAATATAGAGTATATAAAATCCCTAAGCGTAAGCATGGTTCTCGCGTTATTGCACAGCCAACAGCTGAGTTGAAAAAACTGCAGCGAGCATTCATCAATAGATCTAAAATCCCAGTGCATGAATGTGCAATGGCTTATAAGGATGGTGTTAGCATTAAGGATAACGCTCAACTGCATAGTACTAACACTTTTTTCCTGAGCATGGATTTTGAAAATTTCTTTAACTCTATAACGCCAGATTTACTATGGGGCGTATTTAATAAGTTTGGGAAAGTTATATCACCCAATGAAAAACTCTGGCTTTCTAAGCTACTGTTTTGGTGTCCAAGCAAGAAAAACAGTAATAAATTAATACTTAGTGTTGGTGCCCCAAGTTCACCTAAAGTATCAAACTTCTGTATGTATTTTTTCGATGAGTATATATCTACCTATTGTCAGGATAGAAATATAACATATTCGCGCTATGCTGATGACTTGAGTTTTTCAACTAATGAAAAGGATATCTTGTTTCAAATCCCTGGTGTGGTTAAGGAAACATTGCTAAAACTTTTTGGTAGAGATATTACTATCAATAATAGCAAGACTGTGTTTTCATCAAAGGCCCATAATCGGCATGTAACTGGAATAACAATAACAAACGAAGGTGAACTTTCGTTAGGAAGGGAGAAGAAGAGATACATCAAGCACTTGATATTCCGATTTAAGAATGGATTGCTCGATGTGTCTGATGTTAGCTATTTAAGAGGCATATTATCATTTGCATTCTATATAGAACCTGCTTTTAAAACATCTATGGTGAAGAAATATACAAAAGCGACCATAGATTCAATTTTTAATGGGGTAGACGATGGTAAATAA
- a CDS encoding TIGR02642 family protein, with product MTNSIEMALRLFSPKGALHEPAACRQFNALGRDEFIGALQVAAKNNPLGLQFLMADHLSDMEAIQGLLAHFCTTLDCSDAGGMAMAILLRRPLPEQLERLVLSHPHYDKVRRRAAVVMEKAKRAHRAGNDNEYQRLLAERNEILQLGRDHCVAEMMQSGRCPHCRGTGLRPRRGDECPKCHGTGRVVPNVELVSRRFGVQMRQSVERAVDEVIHQASDLARVMDRQVREMSSV from the coding sequence ATGACCAACTCTATCGAAATGGCACTGCGCCTATTTTCGCCGAAAGGCGCACTACATGAACCCGCCGCCTGCAGGCAATTCAATGCTCTGGGTCGCGACGAGTTCATCGGCGCCCTGCAGGTTGCAGCAAAGAACAACCCCCTGGGACTCCAGTTCCTGATGGCTGATCACCTAAGTGATATGGAGGCGATTCAGGGGCTCCTGGCCCACTTTTGCACCACTCTTGACTGCAGTGATGCCGGCGGCATGGCCATGGCTATTCTACTGCGCCGCCCTTTGCCTGAGCAGTTGGAGCGCCTGGTGCTGTCACATCCGCACTATGACAAGGTACGCCGCCGGGCGGCCGTGGTGATGGAGAAGGCCAAGCGGGCTCACCGGGCTGGCAATGACAATGAGTACCAGCGCCTGCTGGCCGAGCGGAACGAGATCTTGCAGTTGGGACGCGACCACTGTGTCGCCGAGATGATGCAGTCAGGGCGCTGTCCTCACTGCAGGGGAACCGGATTGCGGCCACGCCGCGGGGACGAGTGCCCGAAGTGCCATGGTACCGGGCGAGTGGTGCCTAATGTTGAGCTGGTTTCTCGCCGGTTCGGCGTGCAGATGCGGCAATCAGTTGAGCGTGCAGTGGATGAGGTTATCCACCAGGCGTCAGATCTGGCCAGGGTCATGGACCGGCAGGTGAGGGAGATGAGTTCGGTCTGA
- a CDS encoding DUF6201 family protein produces the protein MKKLAMLLAVMFVAYWLLLAHVSWDIFDKTPSVSVVSKDGKYTVFLKAVYPLNPIGIYCQLTTESPIFFELYDAKGAYVGQSSPFVCYGEWRDVPYRFPGEEFTSDVDSFVIFDDEYNGELNISTKHKKWWSMILSPFHSRG, from the coding sequence ATGAAGAAGTTGGCTATGCTTTTGGCGGTGATGTTCGTGGCATATTGGTTGCTGCTAGCCCATGTATCATGGGACATCTTTGACAAGACTCCATCTGTCAGTGTGGTGTCAAAAGATGGCAAGTACACAGTGTTCTTAAAAGCAGTATATCCATTAAATCCAATTGGCATATATTGTCAGCTCACTACCGAGTCGCCAATATTTTTTGAATTGTATGATGCCAAGGGCGCTTATGTAGGCCAATCATCCCCCTTTGTATGCTATGGGGAATGGCGAGATGTTCCATATCGATTCCCTGGGGAAGAATTTACCTCCGATGTTGATAGCTTCGTTATTTTTGATGACGAATATAATGGTGAGTTGAACATAAGCACCAAGCACAAAAAGTGGTGGAGCATGATCCTGTCTCCATTTCATTCAAGGGGATGA
- a CDS encoding H-NS family histone-like protein: MSEFIKVILNQRSLRAALRELTFEQLTEAKEKLDVVFKEREDVELKLMQEQEERQAKLAEFQAMLEQAGIDPNELLGAGEGKSAKGTAAKRTRAPRPAKYKYTEDGVEKTWTGQGRMPKAIAHAVENGTALESFLI, translated from the coding sequence ATGAGCGAATTTATCAAAGTGATCCTGAACCAACGTAGTCTGCGTGCGGCGTTACGTGAACTGACTTTTGAGCAGCTGACCGAGGCCAAAGAGAAGCTGGATGTGGTTTTTAAGGAACGTGAAGATGTCGAACTGAAGCTCATGCAAGAGCAGGAAGAGCGCCAGGCTAAATTGGCCGAATTCCAAGCAATGCTGGAGCAAGCAGGTATTGACCCAAACGAGCTACTGGGTGCAGGTGAGGGTAAAAGCGCCAAGGGGACTGCTGCTAAGCGGACTCGCGCTCCACGCCCTGCCAAGTACAAATACACCGAAGATGGTGTAGAGAAAACCTGGACTGGTCAGGGTCGCATGCCAAAGGCGATTGCTCACGCGGTAGAGAACGGTACCGCTCTTGAAAGCTTCCTGATCTAA
- a CDS encoding terminase, translating into MAQRIDWKSLQADFAQAHGETGISVKDWCEQNGLNYQSARRYIKPRTAQSEEQTAQSKLRSAQRNAQSEVRNRQSAQTKGNEGKANEIRGEGRVERSSSSTQTPYDSGQNPKRKSVRQPDGRFGMGNRESVGSPGNPNPVAKWKLGDRPALTHGGYAQFLDAPELFDQARDLRLRDELDFTRARVISVTKLLKGLQQDLVTATEVTDRIALYDKILKAEQALDRNIQRIESIERTLSALMVDAVNVPKIEEDTRRIRAATRKLTAEADLLEKDGGADMTPVAEVAAELQGMGTGGLMR; encoded by the coding sequence ATGGCTCAACGTATCGACTGGAAATCTTTGCAGGCGGACTTTGCGCAGGCACACGGAGAAACAGGCATTAGCGTAAAGGATTGGTGCGAGCAAAATGGCCTCAACTACCAATCCGCTAGGCGTTATATCAAGCCTCGTACTGCGCAGTCTGAGGAGCAAACTGCGCAGTCCAAACTGCGCAGTGCGCAAAGAAATGCGCAGTCAGAAGTGCGCAATCGGCAAAGTGCGCAGACTAAGGGAAATGAAGGCAAGGCCAATGAGATTAGGGGAGAGGGAAGAGTGGAAAGGTCATCCTCATCCACACAAACCCCTTACGACTCAGGTCAAAACCCGAAAAGAAAATCGGTACGCCAGCCAGATGGCCGCTTTGGCATGGGTAATCGTGAGTCTGTCGGTAGCCCCGGCAACCCTAACCCTGTCGCAAAGTGGAAGCTAGGCGACAGGCCCGCACTGACCCACGGCGGTTACGCGCAGTTCCTCGATGCGCCAGAGCTGTTCGACCAGGCCCGCGATCTGCGGTTGCGCGATGAGTTGGACTTCACCCGGGCTCGCGTGATCTCCGTCACCAAGCTGCTGAAGGGGTTGCAGCAGGACCTGGTCACAGCCACCGAGGTGACGGACCGGATCGCGCTGTATGACAAGATTTTGAAAGCCGAGCAGGCCCTCGACCGCAATATTCAGCGGATTGAGTCCATTGAGCGCACCTTGAGCGCCCTGATGGTTGATGCCGTTAACGTACCAAAAATTGAAGAGGACACCCGTCGCATCCGGGCCGCTACCCGCAAGCTGACCGCGGAGGCTGACTTGCTAGAGAAGGATGGTGGTGCGGATATGACACCGGTGGCAGAAGTGGCGGCAGAACTTCAGGGTATGGGGACTGGTGGGCTTATGAGATAA
- a CDS encoding tetratricopeptide repeat protein: MNKKLVVCLGAFLASWLSVGHADESLGKAKTLIEKGQEQNDIALLREAVALLEPAVKRGDSRAQFELGRLYADGRYATRNGPEALSLITAAAEHGNADAQLYLGQTYSGISQGIIEVDRNSEVGLKWYEKSAAQGNPHAQYVLGVTYSSSYESVHNDEVALKWYLRSAEQGYVYSQEALGKVYLFGRLGQKADRSKAEHYLKLATAQGSQDAEGKLKVMRCLDGADPTGDIKALVPLCENEDADRGIELWIGMNCPATELDSAVSVDACFNKKPKEDPEANFIRAFTYAFGYGRPVNLAEAYVYFSMAALPSGGERDLAVSYRQAIETALSPAGLTEAKKRFEELTNDKG, from the coding sequence ATGAATAAGAAGCTGGTGGTTTGCTTAGGTGCATTTCTGGCGTCGTGGCTGAGTGTAGGCCATGCCGATGAGAGTTTGGGAAAAGCTAAGACACTGATTGAGAAGGGGCAAGAACAAAATGATATCGCTCTATTACGAGAGGCTGTTGCCTTACTCGAACCAGCAGTGAAACGAGGGGACTCCAGAGCACAGTTTGAGCTTGGTAGGTTGTATGCCGATGGACGTTATGCTACCCGTAACGGGCCGGAAGCACTCTCGTTGATTACCGCAGCAGCTGAACACGGTAATGCTGATGCTCAGCTTTATCTTGGGCAAACCTATTCAGGTATTTCTCAAGGGATCATTGAGGTGGACCGTAACAGCGAAGTCGGATTGAAGTGGTATGAAAAGTCAGCCGCTCAAGGTAACCCGCATGCTCAGTATGTATTGGGAGTCACATACTCGAGTAGTTACGAATCCGTTCATAATGATGAGGTCGCACTAAAGTGGTACCTTCGTTCGGCTGAGCAAGGGTATGTGTATTCTCAAGAGGCTTTAGGCAAAGTCTATTTATTTGGTCGTCTTGGGCAGAAGGCAGACAGAAGCAAAGCAGAACATTATTTGAAATTGGCTACTGCCCAGGGCTCGCAAGACGCCGAAGGAAAACTGAAAGTAATGCGTTGTTTGGATGGAGCTGATCCAACAGGTGATATCAAAGCCTTGGTGCCACTATGTGAGAATGAGGATGCAGATCGAGGGATTGAATTGTGGATTGGCATGAATTGCCCTGCAACTGAGCTTGATAGTGCTGTCTCCGTCGATGCCTGTTTTAACAAGAAGCCAAAAGAGGACCCGGAGGCTAATTTTATTCGCGCGTTTACTTATGCGTTTGGCTATGGTCGCCCTGTTAATTTGGCTGAAGCATATGTTTATTTTTCTATGGCTGCATTACCATCTGGAGGTGAACGTGATTTAGCCGTATCATATAGGCAAGCTATCGAAACAGCTTTATCTCCAGCAGGTCTGACTGAGGCCAAGAAACGATTTGAAGAATTAACCAATGATAAAGGATGA